In Flavobacterium sp. N1736, the following are encoded in one genomic region:
- a CDS encoding two-component system response regulator — MSTEEPAKFETVMIIDDNMIDLYIASRMITQNNFGNKVLLHTTAEEAIKYLQHNQDTISELPQIIFVDIYMPLMSGFEFLEAFDKLPDSLKNYTKVYVISSTIDNEDIDRSSNNKNVVSFHVKPITKEFLDRIFNKM; from the coding sequence ATGAGCACAGAAGAACCGGCAAAATTTGAGACCGTGATGATTATTGATGATAATATGATTGACCTCTATATTGCATCACGTATGATTACTCAAAACAATTTTGGAAATAAAGTATTACTACATACCACAGCCGAAGAAGCTATAAAATATCTTCAGCATAATCAGGATACTATTTCTGAGTTACCTCAAATAATATTTGTAGATATATACATGCCTCTTATGTCAGGATTCGAATTTCTGGAAGCGTTTGATAAACTGCCGGATTCCTTAAAAAATTATACAAAAGTGTATGTTATATCCTCAACGATTGACAACGAAGACATCGATCGATCTAGCAATAACAAAAATGTTGTCTCTTTTCATGTTAAACCGATCACCAAAGAATTTCTTGACAGAATTTTTAATAAAATGTAA
- a CDS encoding PAS domain S-box protein, protein MKTKILIVEQDAAAIKSIENELKIGNIDCIVSIVHSVNDYEAAIHNFKPDLILSNYVFPSFDGMTLFNVKQRLAPQTPFIFIAANIDVEEAIKLIKTGVTDLVLKENITTLSKKVKCALEHIKKECKTYQINGYENINTDNTSNITNSRLPKVSDKQKDSIDVYVNEKKNIQKAFEVEKRRFYNLYSQAPSCMGILKGPNHVYELANKLYLQLIDKKDIIGKTLKEVLPELETQGIFEILDTVYKTGETFYANEKLIKFDRCGKGIVDTYLNFIYQAHRDVDNNIDGILFFANDVTEQVLSRKKIEDREKMYKDLIHKLPIATYSCDCDGRILIYNKAAAILWGREPEIGEDLWHYSWNKYNSKNNRDPLSVCSLATALTEDESSVGKEIIIERPNGDKRNVLPYPVHVRNAEGKITGSVIVLVDITETKLAQKELKKSEKKYRYLFDNNPMPMWIIDLMTFKFLDVNKMSIMQYGYSHEEFLSMTAVDIRPNDDKNLFITFSNTSHINKSNYNRGKWNHVKKDGTIFPVEIIAHDIVYEGSPARLILSNDISDRTKAEINLEKRNRELIKTNSELDKFVYSVSHDLRSPLTSILGLLSFIETETQEKDTLKHVKMIRASVNRLDDFIKNILNYSRNNRTGLDVEKISVNESIRNTVDSLQSMRDSKGIQYEIEVKEEHTFYTDRLRFNTILENIISNAIKYHKKEAAGRYIKITGNSGHEHLQITIADNGIGIDPEYHQKIYDMFFRISGKKAGSGIGLYIVKDAIELLQGSIEIQSEKGIGTTFIITLKNLKP, encoded by the coding sequence ATGAAAACAAAAATACTAATTGTTGAGCAAGACGCTGCTGCTATCAAGTCAATCGAAAACGAGTTGAAAATTGGCAACATTGATTGTATTGTGAGCATTGTTCACTCGGTGAACGATTATGAAGCGGCAATTCATAATTTTAAACCTGACCTTATTCTTTCTAATTATGTTTTTCCATCCTTCGACGGAATGACACTTTTTAATGTAAAACAAAGACTTGCTCCGCAAACACCTTTTATTTTTATTGCAGCAAACATAGATGTTGAAGAAGCCATAAAATTAATAAAAACCGGAGTGACCGACTTAGTATTAAAAGAGAACATTACTACTTTATCTAAAAAGGTTAAATGCGCTCTGGAACACATTAAAAAAGAATGCAAAACGTACCAGATAAACGGATACGAAAACATTAATACAGACAATACATCAAACATTACAAACTCACGATTACCAAAAGTATCTGATAAACAAAAAGACAGCATTGATGTATACGTTAATGAGAAAAAAAACATTCAAAAAGCTTTTGAAGTTGAAAAACGCCGGTTCTATAATTTATATTCTCAGGCACCTTCATGTATGGGGATTTTAAAAGGTCCTAATCATGTCTATGAATTGGCAAATAAACTTTATCTGCAATTAATCGATAAAAAGGATATTATTGGAAAAACCTTAAAAGAAGTATTGCCTGAACTTGAAACACAAGGGATTTTTGAAATTTTAGATACTGTCTATAAAACGGGTGAAACGTTTTATGCTAATGAAAAGCTAATAAAATTTGATCGTTGCGGAAAAGGAATAGTTGATACTTATTTAAATTTCATTTATCAAGCCCACAGGGATGTCGATAACAATATTGATGGTATTCTTTTCTTTGCTAATGACGTTACAGAACAGGTTTTATCTCGAAAAAAGATTGAAGATCGGGAAAAAATGTATAAGGATCTTATCCACAAACTTCCTATTGCTACTTATTCATGCGATTGTGACGGACGTATATTAATTTATAATAAGGCTGCCGCTATTTTATGGGGGAGAGAACCTGAAATAGGAGAAGATTTATGGCACTATTCATGGAATAAATACAATAGTAAAAATAATCGCGACCCCCTAAGTGTATGTTCGCTTGCGACAGCACTTACTGAAGATGAATCAAGTGTTGGTAAGGAAATAATTATCGAACGCCCCAACGGAGATAAGCGTAATGTATTGCCATACCCTGTTCATGTTCGAAATGCTGAAGGTAAGATAACCGGAAGCGTTATTGTTCTTGTTGATATTACAGAAACGAAACTGGCACAAAAAGAGCTGAAAAAAAGTGAAAAAAAATACAGATACCTCTTTGATAACAATCCAATGCCAATGTGGATTATCGATTTAATGACTTTTAAATTTCTGGATGTAAATAAAATGTCTATTATGCAGTATGGTTATAGCCACGAAGAATTTCTTTCGATGACTGCGGTAGATATAAGACCAAACGATGATAAAAATCTATTCATTACATTCAGTAATACTTCACATATTAACAAATCAAATTACAATAGAGGAAAATGGAATCATGTAAAAAAAGATGGAACTATTTTTCCTGTTGAAATTATTGCGCATGATATTGTCTATGAAGGATCACCTGCCAGATTAATTCTTTCGAATGATATTTCAGATCGCACAAAAGCAGAAATAAATCTCGAAAAAAGAAACAGAGAACTTATCAAAACCAATTCTGAACTGGATAAATTTGTATACAGTGTATCTCATGATTTACGTTCTCCCCTAACCTCTATTTTGGGTCTGCTTTCATTTATTGAAACAGAAACCCAGGAAAAAGATACCCTTAAACACGTTAAAATGATACGGGCTAGCGTCAATCGCCTGGATGATTTTATTAAAAATATTTTAAACTACTCACGAAACAACCGAACAGGTCTGGATGTGGAAAAAATTTCGGTTAATGAGTCAATACGCAATACGGTAGATTCGCTTCAAAGTATGAGAGATTCGAAAGGAATACAATATGAAATTGAAGTTAAAGAAGAACATACCTTTTATACAGACAGGCTTCGGTTTAATACCATTTTAGAGAATATTATTTCTAACGCAATAAAATACCATAAGAAAGAAGCAGCCGGAAGATATATAAAGATAACTGGAAATTCAGGCCATGAGCACCTCCAAATTACTATCGCCGATAACGGGATTGGGATCGATCCTGAATATCATCAAAAAATATATGATATGTTTTTTCGAATTTCAGGTAAAAAAGCCGGTTCGGGTATCGGCTTATATATCGTGAAAGATGCCATAGAACTATTGCAGGGTTCGATAGAAATACAATCAGAAAAAGGTATAGGAACGACATTTATTATCACATTAAAAAATTTGAAACCATGA